One window of Alosa sapidissima isolate fAloSap1 chromosome 21, fAloSap1.pri, whole genome shotgun sequence genomic DNA carries:
- the LOC121696098 gene encoding mediator of RNA polymerase II transcription subunit 15-like isoform X2, which translates to MERRRSKNHGLRGKKVEYEDITAGVQDHVQAVTVSESAPIAQPTVQYADASSSSSVVFFPEMSRTGQEERVKHSCRPSEVDGCSNSPNPKRRSPDQRTSHAFRPSSITTLYMASDRPDKPNAQPEPADSTGPVVMEERREDEHRDEDGAEDEDDDDDEVVIRRGWVGAAGGRNEQRVPLTPPRNQRGQEQQQQQQQQQHHHYHQEQQPQQQDHQHQQQQQEHQHQQMQQEHQVQHQQFQQVEPHEQQQQLQQNPHHELQLKLQLQQQQGYHLLQLQHQHQQQFHQQQQQQLHHLMQHPHLQHHHHQHQQHIHQQQQQQQNHHQQQQQQRQHQHGQQQQQQQRQHQPGQQEQQQAAKSRPPRDKAARQNQQTQAACEQAIFQLPRSPVGISSTQSDSAISGQDITSEQRLFYGAHIGSETRNVEFKRGGGEYLRSTFRSHLRRYACAFLNSGGGMLLVGVDDEGVVRGLRCDHRQEDRVRLLVDSVLKFFQPPLLPHCYSLSLLPVVRPGPEGLNLKVLRLALQPPPAHTQLALYQTDLGEVYLRRDGSVEGPLSASAIQEWARQRWSGEVMRLQHCIQMLLAEQGLLLQEMRQQSLTIAALQRAQMPPTGAPAVASTAPAPTALTPITQAASAPPPAAPRLEGLRDRLLKGKLSRRVSLAQTPPQSLSACPSQSDTPILVRTTPASSADHLADVSVSEGGSARQLRSSWLPQGCEGMWGSTDGGGPGPPQCQRGAGTEPGEGTQTTVSTACTIM; encoded by the exons ATGGAGCGCCGGCGCTCTAAGAACCATGGCCTCCGTGGAAAGAAAGTGGAATATGAGGACATCACAGCGGGTGTTCAAGACCATGTCCAAGCTGTTACAGTATCCGAGTCGGCCCCCATCGCCCAGCCCACTGTCCAGTACGCAGATGCCTCCTCTTCTTCAAGCGTTGTCTTCTTCCCTGAGATGTCCAGGACAGGACAAGAAGAGCGGGTCAAGCACAGCTGTCGCCCTAGTGAAGTGGACGGCTGTTCAAACAGCCCCAATCCAAAACGGAGGTCGCCAGACCAGCGCACCTCACATGCGTTCCGTCCGAGTTCCATAACGACACTCTACATGGCCTCTGACAGGCCAGACAAGCCCAACGCACAGCCTGAACCAGCAGACAGCACAGGCCCTGTGGTCATGGAGGAGCGCCGTGAGGATGAGCACAGGGATGAAGATGGggctgaggatgaggatgatgatgatgatgaggtggTGATTAGAAGAGGGTGGGTGGGAGCTGCGGGGGGGAGGAATGAGCAGAGGGTTCCACTGACCCCCCCGAGAAACCAGAGGGGTcaggaacaacaacaacaacaacaacaacaacagcatcaCCACTATCATCAGGAGCAGCAACCACAACAGCAAGATCACCAGcatcaacaacagcagcaagaACACCAGCATCAACAAATGCAACAAGAACACCAGGTCCAGCATCAACAATTTCAACAGGTAGAACCACATGAACAACAGCAACAGTTACAGCAGAATCCGCACCATGAGCTTCAACTCAAACTCCAACTGCAGCAGCAACAGGGCTATCATCTTTTGCAACTGCAGCATCAGCACCAACAACAAtttcatcagcagcagcagcagcagttacACCATCTGATGCAACATCCACATCTccaacaccaccatcatcagcatcagcaacatatccatcagcaacaacagcagcagcagaatcatcaccaacagcaacagcagcagaggCAACACCAGCATggtcaacagcaacagcaacagcagaggCAACACCAGCCTGGTCAACAGGAACAGCAGCAGGCTGCAAAGTCTAGACCACCAAGGGACAAAGCAGCACGACAGAACCAACAGACAcaa GCGGCGTGTGAGCAGGCCATCTTCCAGCTGCCACGCAGCCCCGTGGGCATCTCGAGCACCCAGTCGGACAGCGCTATCAGCGGGCAGGACATCACCAGCGAACAGCGCCTGTTCTACGGAGCGCACATTGGCAGTGAGACACGCAACGTGGAGTTCAAGAGAGGGGGAG GTGAGTACCTGCGTTCAACCTTCCGCTCGCACCTGCGCCGCTATGCGTGTGCTTTCCTGAACAGCGGCGGTGGGATGCTGCTGGTGGGTGTGGATGACGAGGGCGTTGTGCGTGGCCTGCGCTGTGACCACCGGCAGGAGGACCGCGTCCGGCTGCTCGTCGACTCCGTGCTCAAGTTCTTCCAGCCGCCGCTGCTGCCCCACTGCTACAGCCTCAGCCTCCTCCCTGTGGTGCGCCCGGGCCCAGAGGGCCTCAACCTCAAG GTGTTGCGCCTGGCGCTGCAGCCCCCTCCGGCCCACACGCAGCTGGCCCTGTACCAGACGGACCTGGGCGAGGTGTACCTGCGGAGGGATGGCAGCGTGGAGGGACCCCTCTCGGCCAGCGCCATCCAGGAGTGGgccagacag CGTTGGAGCGGGGAGGTGATGCGCCTGCAGCACTGCATCCAGATGCTGCTGGCCGAGCAAGGGCTCCTCCTCCAGGAGATGCGGCAGCAGAGCCTGACCATCGCCGCCCTGCAGCGGGCACAGATGCCCCCCACAGGTGCCCCCGCCGTCGCCTCAACTGCTCCTGCCCCGACTGCTCTTACCCCCATCACCCAGGCCGCCTCGGCCCCACCACCAGCGGCACCGCGCCTGGAGGGCCTCCGAGATCGCCTGCTGAAGGGCAAGCTCAGCCGCAGGGTGAGTCTGGCGCAGACCCCCCCTCAGAGCCTCTCCGCTTGCCCGTCACAGAGCGACACCCCCATTCTGGTGCGCACCACACCAGCAAGCTCCGCGGACCACCTGGCGGACGTGTCGGTCAGTGAGGGGGGGTCCGCCAGGCAGCTGAGGAGCTCGTGGCTGCCTCAGGGCTGTGAGGGGATGTGGGGGTCCACGGATGGTGGGGGGCCAGGGCCCCCGCAGTGCCAACGGGGAGCTGGCACAGAGCCAGGCGAGGGCACCCAGACGACAGTCTCCACCGCCTGCACTATcatgtga
- the LOC121696098 gene encoding daxx-like protein isoform X1 has product MERRRSKNHGLRGKKVEYEDITAGVQDHVQAVTVSESAPIAQPTVQYADASSSSSVVFFPEMSRTGQEERVKHSCRPSEVDGCSNSPNPKRRSPDQRTSHAFRPSSITTLYMASDRPDKPNAQPEPADSTGPVVMEERREDEHRDEDGAEDEDDDDDEVVIRRGWVGAAGGRNEQRVPLTPPRNQRGQEQQQQQQQQQHHHYHQEQQPQQQDHQHQQQQQEHQHQQMQQEHQVQHQQFQQVEPHEQQQQLQQNPHHELQLKLQLQQQQGYHLLQLQHQHQQQFHQQQQQQLHHLMQHPHLQHHHHQHQQHIHQQQQQQQNHHQQQQQQRQHQHGQQQQQQQRQHQPGQQEQQQAAKSRPPRDKAARQNQQTQQAACEQAIFQLPRSPVGISSTQSDSAISGQDITSEQRLFYGAHIGSETRNVEFKRGGGEYLRSTFRSHLRRYACAFLNSGGGMLLVGVDDEGVVRGLRCDHRQEDRVRLLVDSVLKFFQPPLLPHCYSLSLLPVVRPGPEGLNLKVLRLALQPPPAHTQLALYQTDLGEVYLRRDGSVEGPLSASAIQEWARQRWSGEVMRLQHCIQMLLAEQGLLLQEMRQQSLTIAALQRAQMPPTGAPAVASTAPAPTALTPITQAASAPPPAAPRLEGLRDRLLKGKLSRRVSLAQTPPQSLSACPSQSDTPILVRTTPASSADHLADVSVSEGGSARQLRSSWLPQGCEGMWGSTDGGGPGPPQCQRGAGTEPGEGTQTTVSTACTIM; this is encoded by the exons ATGGAGCGCCGGCGCTCTAAGAACCATGGCCTCCGTGGAAAGAAAGTGGAATATGAGGACATCACAGCGGGTGTTCAAGACCATGTCCAAGCTGTTACAGTATCCGAGTCGGCCCCCATCGCCCAGCCCACTGTCCAGTACGCAGATGCCTCCTCTTCTTCAAGCGTTGTCTTCTTCCCTGAGATGTCCAGGACAGGACAAGAAGAGCGGGTCAAGCACAGCTGTCGCCCTAGTGAAGTGGACGGCTGTTCAAACAGCCCCAATCCAAAACGGAGGTCGCCAGACCAGCGCACCTCACATGCGTTCCGTCCGAGTTCCATAACGACACTCTACATGGCCTCTGACAGGCCAGACAAGCCCAACGCACAGCCTGAACCAGCAGACAGCACAGGCCCTGTGGTCATGGAGGAGCGCCGTGAGGATGAGCACAGGGATGAAGATGGggctgaggatgaggatgatgatgatgatgaggtggTGATTAGAAGAGGGTGGGTGGGAGCTGCGGGGGGGAGGAATGAGCAGAGGGTTCCACTGACCCCCCCGAGAAACCAGAGGGGTcaggaacaacaacaacaacaacaacaacaacagcatcaCCACTATCATCAGGAGCAGCAACCACAACAGCAAGATCACCAGcatcaacaacagcagcaagaACACCAGCATCAACAAATGCAACAAGAACACCAGGTCCAGCATCAACAATTTCAACAGGTAGAACCACATGAACAACAGCAACAGTTACAGCAGAATCCGCACCATGAGCTTCAACTCAAACTCCAACTGCAGCAGCAACAGGGCTATCATCTTTTGCAACTGCAGCATCAGCACCAACAACAAtttcatcagcagcagcagcagcagttacACCATCTGATGCAACATCCACATCTccaacaccaccatcatcagcatcagcaacatatccatcagcaacaacagcagcagcagaatcatcaccaacagcaacagcagcagaggCAACACCAGCATggtcaacagcaacagcaacagcagaggCAACACCAGCCTGGTCAACAGGAACAGCAGCAGGCTGCAAAGTCTAGACCACCAAGGGACAAAGCAGCACGACAGAACCAACAGACAcaa CAGGCGGCGTGTGAGCAGGCCATCTTCCAGCTGCCACGCAGCCCCGTGGGCATCTCGAGCACCCAGTCGGACAGCGCTATCAGCGGGCAGGACATCACCAGCGAACAGCGCCTGTTCTACGGAGCGCACATTGGCAGTGAGACACGCAACGTGGAGTTCAAGAGAGGGGGAG GTGAGTACCTGCGTTCAACCTTCCGCTCGCACCTGCGCCGCTATGCGTGTGCTTTCCTGAACAGCGGCGGTGGGATGCTGCTGGTGGGTGTGGATGACGAGGGCGTTGTGCGTGGCCTGCGCTGTGACCACCGGCAGGAGGACCGCGTCCGGCTGCTCGTCGACTCCGTGCTCAAGTTCTTCCAGCCGCCGCTGCTGCCCCACTGCTACAGCCTCAGCCTCCTCCCTGTGGTGCGCCCGGGCCCAGAGGGCCTCAACCTCAAG GTGTTGCGCCTGGCGCTGCAGCCCCCTCCGGCCCACACGCAGCTGGCCCTGTACCAGACGGACCTGGGCGAGGTGTACCTGCGGAGGGATGGCAGCGTGGAGGGACCCCTCTCGGCCAGCGCCATCCAGGAGTGGgccagacag CGTTGGAGCGGGGAGGTGATGCGCCTGCAGCACTGCATCCAGATGCTGCTGGCCGAGCAAGGGCTCCTCCTCCAGGAGATGCGGCAGCAGAGCCTGACCATCGCCGCCCTGCAGCGGGCACAGATGCCCCCCACAGGTGCCCCCGCCGTCGCCTCAACTGCTCCTGCCCCGACTGCTCTTACCCCCATCACCCAGGCCGCCTCGGCCCCACCACCAGCGGCACCGCGCCTGGAGGGCCTCCGAGATCGCCTGCTGAAGGGCAAGCTCAGCCGCAGGGTGAGTCTGGCGCAGACCCCCCCTCAGAGCCTCTCCGCTTGCCCGTCACAGAGCGACACCCCCATTCTGGTGCGCACCACACCAGCAAGCTCCGCGGACCACCTGGCGGACGTGTCGGTCAGTGAGGGGGGGTCCGCCAGGCAGCTGAGGAGCTCGTGGCTGCCTCAGGGCTGTGAGGGGATGTGGGGGTCCACGGATGGTGGGGGGCCAGGGCCCCCGCAGTGCCAACGGGGAGCTGGCACAGAGCCAGGCGAGGGCACCCAGACGACAGTCTCCACCGCCTGCACTATcatgtga
- the LOC121696098 gene encoding schlafen-like protein 1 isoform X3, which translates to MVNSNSNSRGNTSLVNRNSSRLQSLDHQGTKQHDRTNRHNWQQAACEQAIFQLPRSPVGISSTQSDSAISGQDITSEQRLFYGAHIGSETRNVEFKRGGGEYLRSTFRSHLRRYACAFLNSGGGMLLVGVDDEGVVRGLRCDHRQEDRVRLLVDSVLKFFQPPLLPHCYSLSLLPVVRPGPEGLNLKVLRLALQPPPAHTQLALYQTDLGEVYLRRDGSVEGPLSASAIQEWARQRWSGEVMRLQHCIQMLLAEQGLLLQEMRQQSLTIAALQRAQMPPTGAPAVASTAPAPTALTPITQAASAPPPAAPRLEGLRDRLLKGKLSRRVSLAQTPPQSLSACPSQSDTPILVRTTPASSADHLADVSVSEGGSARQLRSSWLPQGCEGMWGSTDGGGPGPPQCQRGAGTEPGEGTQTTVSTACTIM; encoded by the exons ATggtcaacagcaacagcaacagcagaggCAACACCAGCCTGGTCAACAGGAACAGCAGCAGGCTGCAAAGTCTAGACCACCAAGGGACAAAGCAGCACGACAGAACCAACAGACAcaa CTGGCAGCAGGCGGCGTGTGAGCAGGCCATCTTCCAGCTGCCACGCAGCCCCGTGGGCATCTCGAGCACCCAGTCGGACAGCGCTATCAGCGGGCAGGACATCACCAGCGAACAGCGCCTGTTCTACGGAGCGCACATTGGCAGTGAGACACGCAACGTGGAGTTCAAGAGAGGGGGAG GTGAGTACCTGCGTTCAACCTTCCGCTCGCACCTGCGCCGCTATGCGTGTGCTTTCCTGAACAGCGGCGGTGGGATGCTGCTGGTGGGTGTGGATGACGAGGGCGTTGTGCGTGGCCTGCGCTGTGACCACCGGCAGGAGGACCGCGTCCGGCTGCTCGTCGACTCCGTGCTCAAGTTCTTCCAGCCGCCGCTGCTGCCCCACTGCTACAGCCTCAGCCTCCTCCCTGTGGTGCGCCCGGGCCCAGAGGGCCTCAACCTCAAG GTGTTGCGCCTGGCGCTGCAGCCCCCTCCGGCCCACACGCAGCTGGCCCTGTACCAGACGGACCTGGGCGAGGTGTACCTGCGGAGGGATGGCAGCGTGGAGGGACCCCTCTCGGCCAGCGCCATCCAGGAGTGGgccagacag CGTTGGAGCGGGGAGGTGATGCGCCTGCAGCACTGCATCCAGATGCTGCTGGCCGAGCAAGGGCTCCTCCTCCAGGAGATGCGGCAGCAGAGCCTGACCATCGCCGCCCTGCAGCGGGCACAGATGCCCCCCACAGGTGCCCCCGCCGTCGCCTCAACTGCTCCTGCCCCGACTGCTCTTACCCCCATCACCCAGGCCGCCTCGGCCCCACCACCAGCGGCACCGCGCCTGGAGGGCCTCCGAGATCGCCTGCTGAAGGGCAAGCTCAGCCGCAGGGTGAGTCTGGCGCAGACCCCCCCTCAGAGCCTCTCCGCTTGCCCGTCACAGAGCGACACCCCCATTCTGGTGCGCACCACACCAGCAAGCTCCGCGGACCACCTGGCGGACGTGTCGGTCAGTGAGGGGGGGTCCGCCAGGCAGCTGAGGAGCTCGTGGCTGCCTCAGGGCTGTGAGGGGATGTGGGGGTCCACGGATGGTGGGGGGCCAGGGCCCCCGCAGTGCCAACGGGGAGCTGGCACAGAGCCAGGCGAGGGCACCCAGACGACAGTCTCCACCGCCTGCACTATcatgtga
- the LOC121696098 gene encoding uncharacterized protein LOC121696098 isoform X4: MVNSNSNSRGNTSLVNRNSSRLQSLDHQGTKQHDRTNRHKQQAACEQAIFQLPRSPVGISSTQSDSAISGQDITSEQRLFYGAHIGSETRNVEFKRGGGEYLRSTFRSHLRRYACAFLNSGGGMLLVGVDDEGVVRGLRCDHRQEDRVRLLVDSVLKFFQPPLLPHCYSLSLLPVVRPGPEGLNLKVLRLALQPPPAHTQLALYQTDLGEVYLRRDGSVEGPLSASAIQEWARQRWSGEVMRLQHCIQMLLAEQGLLLQEMRQQSLTIAALQRAQMPPTGAPAVASTAPAPTALTPITQAASAPPPAAPRLEGLRDRLLKGKLSRRVSLAQTPPQSLSACPSQSDTPILVRTTPASSADHLADVSVSEGGSARQLRSSWLPQGCEGMWGSTDGGGPGPPQCQRGAGTEPGEGTQTTVSTACTIM, from the exons ATggtcaacagcaacagcaacagcagaggCAACACCAGCCTGGTCAACAGGAACAGCAGCAGGCTGCAAAGTCTAGACCACCAAGGGACAAAGCAGCACGACAGAACCAACAGACAcaa GCAGCAGGCGGCGTGTGAGCAGGCCATCTTCCAGCTGCCACGCAGCCCCGTGGGCATCTCGAGCACCCAGTCGGACAGCGCTATCAGCGGGCAGGACATCACCAGCGAACAGCGCCTGTTCTACGGAGCGCACATTGGCAGTGAGACACGCAACGTGGAGTTCAAGAGAGGGGGAG GTGAGTACCTGCGTTCAACCTTCCGCTCGCACCTGCGCCGCTATGCGTGTGCTTTCCTGAACAGCGGCGGTGGGATGCTGCTGGTGGGTGTGGATGACGAGGGCGTTGTGCGTGGCCTGCGCTGTGACCACCGGCAGGAGGACCGCGTCCGGCTGCTCGTCGACTCCGTGCTCAAGTTCTTCCAGCCGCCGCTGCTGCCCCACTGCTACAGCCTCAGCCTCCTCCCTGTGGTGCGCCCGGGCCCAGAGGGCCTCAACCTCAAG GTGTTGCGCCTGGCGCTGCAGCCCCCTCCGGCCCACACGCAGCTGGCCCTGTACCAGACGGACCTGGGCGAGGTGTACCTGCGGAGGGATGGCAGCGTGGAGGGACCCCTCTCGGCCAGCGCCATCCAGGAGTGGgccagacag CGTTGGAGCGGGGAGGTGATGCGCCTGCAGCACTGCATCCAGATGCTGCTGGCCGAGCAAGGGCTCCTCCTCCAGGAGATGCGGCAGCAGAGCCTGACCATCGCCGCCCTGCAGCGGGCACAGATGCCCCCCACAGGTGCCCCCGCCGTCGCCTCAACTGCTCCTGCCCCGACTGCTCTTACCCCCATCACCCAGGCCGCCTCGGCCCCACCACCAGCGGCACCGCGCCTGGAGGGCCTCCGAGATCGCCTGCTGAAGGGCAAGCTCAGCCGCAGGGTGAGTCTGGCGCAGACCCCCCCTCAGAGCCTCTCCGCTTGCCCGTCACAGAGCGACACCCCCATTCTGGTGCGCACCACACCAGCAAGCTCCGCGGACCACCTGGCGGACGTGTCGGTCAGTGAGGGGGGGTCCGCCAGGCAGCTGAGGAGCTCGTGGCTGCCTCAGGGCTGTGAGGGGATGTGGGGGTCCACGGATGGTGGGGGGCCAGGGCCCCCGCAGTGCCAACGGGGAGCTGGCACAGAGCCAGGCGAGGGCACCCAGACGACAGTCTCCACCGCCTGCACTATcatgtga